Genomic window (Jeotgalibacillus haloalkalitolerans):
CTTCGACTCAGCCATGAACATCGTTGCGATGCAAAAAGGCATTAAGCATGACGGTTCTGAAATCAAAGCAGACGTATCACTGAACAAAGGTGACGCAGGCTACGCGCTGTCAGTAGAAATGGACGTACTGATCAAAGGTGTGGATGAAGAAACAGCACGTCAACTGGTAGAAGAAGGACACCAGGTATGCCCTTATTCGAATGCAACGCGCGGAAATATTGATGTGAGTTTTAATGTGCGAGTAGCATAAAAAGTGATACAGGGGGACGGAGGTTACTGTATCACTTTTAGAATCATTCTAAATTTGAACCATTTAACACCGTCCCCGTTGTGCCGCTTGAAACCCCCTATCCGATTAACCGGCCAGGGGGTTTTTTATCTGTTTAATGTATAGGTCTAATTACACGATTCCACGAAGATTAGCTGTTAAGCTGCGAACCACCCGGGTTTTTCTCCGAACATCGCGTACTATTCTCTGAACCTCTCAGGTTATTCTCCGAACACCGCCTATTAACCTCTGAACCCTCCCAGTATGCTCTCCAAACCATCCACCACCCCACCTGTCAAAAACCTCTTGTATTTAACTTTTAGATATGTAAATATATTTACATGACATGTGTAAAGACACTTGTTAAAAATGGAGGTCTGCATCATGGATATAGCAGATGTACTGATTGTCGGGAGCGGTGTTGCAGCGCTTCAGCTGGCGGCAGAATTAAGCACGGAGCACAATGTGAAAATACTCACAAAATTCGGGGTCAAACACAGTAATTCTTCTTTGGCGCAGGGCGGGATTGCTGCAGCCATTGGAACTGGTGACAAGTCAGCATATCACGTGACTGACACACTTGAAGCTGGCAGATTCCATAATGATGAGTGCACCGTACGTGCGATTGTGCAGGAAGGACCGGGGTTAATACACCCTTTCTCAGGTATTTTTGATCGGGATCAGGATGGACGTTTGCAGCTTGGGCTGGAGGGTGCGCACAGCAGGCACCGGATTGTCCATAGCGGCGGTGATGCGACCGGAAAGAATTTAGTAGCGCACCTGCTGAGTCAAATGAACCCGAATGTCACAGTGGAAGAAAACATGTTCAGCTATGAGCTGCTGATGAATCAGGACAAAAGCCGGTGTATCGGGGTTAAAGCAAAGGATTCGCATGACAGTGTGCGTGAGTTTTACGGACGGCATATTGTGCTTGCGACAGGCGGGTGCGGGCAGCTGTATTCTTTTACCTCCAACGCGGAGACGGCTACTGGTGACGGGATCGCGATGGCTTACCTGGCCGGCGCTGAAGTGGCAGATATGGAATTTATTCAGTTTCACCCGACACTTTTACATATAAATGGCGTAACAAAAGGACTGATCTCAGAAGCGGTGCGGGGAGAAGGGGCTGTTCTTGTAAATGAAGATGGTTTGCCAGTAATGAAAGGTGTTCATCCGTTAGGGGATCTGGCGCCGCGTCATATAGTCTCGCAGACCATTTTTCAATGGATTGAAAAGGGTCAGCAGGTATATCTGGATATCAGCGGTATCAGTCACTTCAGTGAGCGTTTTCCATCTATTTCAGCAATGTGTGAGCTAAATGGAGTTCAAATTTCAGCAGGCAGAATCCCGGTCGCACCAGGCAGTCATTTTTTAATGGGTGGGATCAAAACGGACTTAACCGGACGCACCTCAATTGATGGTTTGTATGCAATCGGGGAAGTTGCATGCACCGGCTTCCACGGTGCCAATCGCCTGGCGAGTAATTCACTGCTTGAAGGATTGTATCAGGGGAAACGTCTTGCGCAGTGGATCAGTGCAAATCCGGGGCCAGTTCCGCAGCAGGAAAGGTTAGAAATCGATCAGACCGTGAGAAAAGCACCGCTTCCGGAGACCCGGCTGTTAAAAGAGCGCATGATGAAGCGCGTTGGGATCGTCCGTTCAAAAAGGCTGCTGGAAGAGCAAAAAGACTGGCTTAATCAGTTCAGGTTAAAGGAAATCAGCGGGCTCGATGACTATTCAATCAGGGAACTGACAACCATTTTGATGGGTGTAACAGCAGAGCTGATTACAGAAGCGGCATTGAGCCATACTGAGAGCAGGGGCGGTCATTTCAGAAGTGACTTTCCATTGGAGAATCCGCAGTGGACCGGGACAACTCTGATTCAAAAGTACAAAGGGGAAAAGGGGTACATAAATGAATACATTAAAGCTTCGCTCGTGCATTGAGCAGTTTTTGATTGAGGATATTGGTGAGCAGGATCTCACGACAGATTTGATTTTTACAGATGACACAAAAGGTGAAATTGTTTTTTTAGCAAAAGAACGGGGCGTTTTCTGCGGGCAGGACATCATTCGGACGGGTTTCCCGCTTTTAGATTCAGATGTTGAGGTCAGTCTTTTTGTAAAAGACGGGGAATCAATTGAAGCAGGTCAGCAGCTTGGTGTGGTTTCAGGACAGATTTCCGCGTTGCTGAAAGGGGAAAGAGTTGTGCTGAATCTTGTGCAGCGAATGAGCGGCATTGCGACATTGACGCGAAAAGCAGTGGAGACGCTTGGGAATGCAGATACAAAGATCTGTGACACGAGAAAAACAACGCCCGGACTGCGGATGCTTGAGAAATACGCGGTACGATGCGGGGGCGGCTATAACCACAGATACGGGCTGTATGACGGTGTCATGATCAAGGATAACCATATCTCATTTGCCGGCTCAATCACGCAGGCAGTGGAGATGGTTCTTGCACGGGCCGGCCATATGGTGAAAATTGAAGTGGAGACTGAAACAGCGGAGCAGGTGGCAGAAGCAGTTGAAGCAGGCGCAGATGTGATTATGTTTGATAATCGTACGCCTGAAGAAATGATCCAGCTGAAAAAACTCGTGCCTGACCACATCATTACGGAAGCGTCCGGCGGCATTACACTTGCTAACCTCGCAGATTACAGAGACTGCGGCGTCGATTATATTTCACTCGGCTTTCTGACTCATTCCTATAAAGCGCTTGATATCAGTGTAAAGGTATCAGCTACTGAGGTTCATCATTTATCAAAGAGAGGAACATTGATATGACAACAACTGAAACGAAAAGCCGTCTGATTGAAGAGATTCAAATGTGGAAAGAAAAGCGCAATGCGATCATCCTTGCCCACAACTACGAGATTCCTGAGGTCCAGGATATCGCGGACGTACTTGGCGATTCGCTGATGCTTGCACGTGCTGCAGCTGAAACGACTGCTGATGTCATCGTCTTTTGCGGTGTTCACTTTATGGCTGAAACGGCTGCAGTCCTGAATCCTGAAAAAACAGTGCTGCTGCCTGACCTTAAAGCAGGCTGTTCACTCGCTGATTCCATCACAGCAGATCAGCTGCGCGAGTGGAAGGCTGAGCACCCGGAAGCGGTTGTAGTTGCGTATGTAAACACAACAGCAGAAGTCAAAGCGCTAAGTGACTATTGCTGCACGTCATCAAATGCAGTAGATATCGTCAATTCAATCCCGGCAGATCAGGAAATTCTCTTTTTACCGGATATGTTTCTAGGTTCATTTGTTCAAAAAGAAACAGGCCGTGACAATATGCAGATCTGGATGGGCGAATGCCACGTTCATGCGGGTATCCAGCCTGACCAGGTTGATGAAGTAATGGCAAAGCACCCGGAGGCTGACCTGTTGGTACATCCCGAATGCGGTTGTTCAACCTCAAGCATGTACCTGATGTCAGAAGGCGTCCTGCCAAAAGAAAAAACGCATATTCTCTCAACAGGCAATATGCTGAAGCACTCCAAAAATGCCGATGCATCAGAATTTGTGATCGCCACAGAAGTCGGCATCATTCACCAGATGCAAAAGCAGAACCCTGATAAACGCTTTATCGCCGCAAACGACCAGGCGATCTGTCCATTTATGAAAATGATCACGCTTGAAAAAGTACTGGACGCATTAAAAGAAAATAAGCATGTGATTACAGTGGAAAAAGATATAGCAGATCAGGCAAAGCTTTCGATTGAGCGGATGATTTCGATCGGTTAGGCTGCAGGATAAGCGTTGGACCCCGGCCGGGTGATTGGCCGGGGTTTATGATGTGATACAGGGGGACGGAGGTGATTGTATCATAAAGGAATATATTCCCTATTTGATACAGCAACCTCCGTCCCCCTGTATCACGATGGCAAGCCAGCTGATGGCATAGGTCAAATGACACTTTTTCCGGAACGTTACCTGATTAGTCATGAACCTTCGACATTTTGTTCTGAAGATCGTATGTTATTTCATGAACACCAGTGGTAATCTCCGGAACATTACCTGAAATTTCATGAATCACCCCCTTAACAAAACCTTTTCAATTTCCTCACATCCCCTTCAAACTTCCTTAACATTCCAGCTGTAACATCATAGCTGTGAAAGACAAGTGAATAGCAGTCCGGTATGACTTGATGAGAACCATGAAAACGGGAGAAGGCCTCTTTGTATTTTCATGGATTTTTTTATGACTGCCGGGGAAAAGGAGTGAGCGTTTTGTTTTTGGATAGATTGAAAGAGTCTCAGGTGATTGCATCGATTAAGGAGCCGAAGCAGCTTGAGGCATTTGTTGAGACAGACATTAAGGCGGCCTTTTTACTGCTGGGAAATCTCACGGTGATTAAGCGGTATGTGGACTTTTTAAAGGAGCATGACCGGGATGTGTTTTTACATATTGAGAAGATTCCGGGCATCAGCTATGACCGTGAAGGGTTGAAGTTTATTGCGCGTCATGTGCAGCCGACGGGGATTGTGACGACGAAGCCATCGCTTGTTGCCGCTGCAAAAAAAGAGGGACTGATTACGATTCAGCGTCTGTTTTTAATCGATTCAGATGCTTTAAAAAATGGGCTTGAAAGTGCGGAGCAGGCTCAGCCTGATTTTCTGGAGCTGATGCCTGGTGTGGTACCGCATTTGATTGAGCATGTAAAGAAGAAAACGGATATTCCAATTATAACGGGCGGCCTGATTCAGAACCGCAGACAGATGGAGAAGGCGATTGAACGCGGTGCGACAGCTGTTTCTACAGGAAGAACGCACCTTTGGAAGCCGATTGTGGAGGTGGTTCGATGAGGAAAGTGGAGTTAAAAGGGATTACGAAATCTTATGATGGTAAGCAGGATGTATTAAAAGCGATTGATGTGATGATCGAGCCGGGTGAGTTTTTTGTGCTGGTTGGTCCATCAGGGTGCGGGAAAAGCACGATGCTTCGCATGATTGCAGGGCTTGAATCAATTACTTCAGGTGAGCTTGCATTGGATGGAAAGCGGGCGAACGCCTTAAGTCCGAGCGAGCGTGATCTGTCGATGGTGTTTCAGAATTATGCGCTGTATCCCCATTTAACCGTAGAGCAGAATATCACATTCGGCTTGCACGTAAAGAAGGTTTCCAAAAGAGAGCAGAAGGAGCGCTGCAAGGAAGTGTGCGAGATGCTTGGGCTGAGTGATTATATGAAGCGGAAGCCGCGCGAACTCTCTGGCGGTCAGCGTCAGCGGGTGGCACTTGCCCGTGCGGTTGTGACGCAGGCGCCGCTTTGCTTAATGGATGAGCCGCTTTCAAACCTTGATGCGAAGCTGCGTGCGAAAATGCGCTCTGAGATCAGACAGCTTCAGAGAAAGCTTGGTCTGACAATGATTTATGTGACGCATGATCAGACAGAGGCCATGACAATGGCGGACCGGATGATGATTTTATCAGGCGGGGACGTACAGCAGATCGGGCGTCCGCTTGATGTCTACAACAACCCGGCAAATACGTTTGTGGCGTCCTTTATTGGCTCGCCGCCGATGAATCTGATTGATGCTGAAATGAAGGATTCCGTCCTTGTTGCAGACGGGCACTGGATGACGCCGGTGACTGCAGATATGAAGCAGAAAATTGGCGCAGGCCGTGTCACACTCGGTGTGAGACCGGAGCACATTTCACTTGCTAAGGACAGTGAGCCGGGCTTTTTGGTTCAGGTGGCAAATGTGGAGGTGCTCGGCACGGAAACGCTTGTGACATTTGACTTTGGTGAGGATACACAGTGGATCGCTAAATGGCCGGGACAGAGCAGCGTGCAGCCCGGTGAGCAGATCCGGATCTGTGTTGATGACCGTCACCTGGCGTTATTTTCAGCTGAAACGGGTGAGCGGATTGTATGTGAACCGGCGCCAGTTAAGAAGGTGTCGTTATGACAACGATTCAGCATGAATTCACTCCTGATCGTCGGGTGGAGCGGAAGCGCGCCTGGTCAAACTGGATGACGGGGATGCTGTTTTTACTGCCTTCACTGATACTGTTTGGCGTGTTTCTCTTTTACCCGATGGTCCGGACGGTGTACTTGAGTCTGTTTTTAACGGATTCGCAGGGTGTGCCGGTCGTGTTTGTCGGCTGGGAGAACTTTTTGAATCTGTTTCAGTCGACGAGCTTTCAGCTGAGTGCAAAAGCTACAGCGCTGTTTGTTCTTTATACAGTGCCTGCAGGAATTGTACTTGCGACTGCGCTTGCGATTTTGGCGAATCAGAAACTGAGAGGCATCGGGCTTTTCCGCACGATGTTCTCTGCAACGATGGGGATGAGTGTGGCAGCGTCGTCTGTGATTTGGATGTTTCTGTTCAACCCGTCGATCGGGCTGTTCAATCGCATATTGGGAGCGCTGAATATTCCTGGTGTGCAGTGGCTGCTTGATCCGCAATATGCGCTGTTATCCGTGTCAGTTGCGACGATCTGGATGAATACGGGCTTTGCCTTTTTGATTCTGCTAGGCGGACTGCAGAATATTGATCAGTCACTGTATGAAAGTGCGAGAGTTGCAGGTGTGAGTGAGTCGTATAAGCTTCGTAAAATCACACTGCCGATGCTGTCACCGACGCTCT
Coding sequences:
- a CDS encoding organic hydroperoxide resistance protein, with protein sequence MKKLFTSTATAVGGREGRVTAESGSFDLGLAMPMPGADTAGKSNPEELFAAGYAACFDSAMNIVAMQKGIKHDGSEIKADVSLNKGDAGYALSVEMDVLIKGVDEETARQLVEEGHQVCPYSNATRGNIDVSFNVRVA
- the nadB gene encoding L-aspartate oxidase, translated to MDIADVLIVGSGVAALQLAAELSTEHNVKILTKFGVKHSNSSLAQGGIAAAIGTGDKSAYHVTDTLEAGRFHNDECTVRAIVQEGPGLIHPFSGIFDRDQDGRLQLGLEGAHSRHRIVHSGGDATGKNLVAHLLSQMNPNVTVEENMFSYELLMNQDKSRCIGVKAKDSHDSVREFYGRHIVLATGGCGQLYSFTSNAETATGDGIAMAYLAGAEVADMEFIQFHPTLLHINGVTKGLISEAVRGEGAVLVNEDGLPVMKGVHPLGDLAPRHIVSQTIFQWIEKGQQVYLDISGISHFSERFPSISAMCELNGVQISAGRIPVAPGSHFLMGGIKTDLTGRTSIDGLYAIGEVACTGFHGANRLASNSLLEGLYQGKRLAQWISANPGPVPQQERLEIDQTVRKAPLPETRLLKERMMKRVGIVRSKRLLEEQKDWLNQFRLKEISGLDDYSIRELTTILMGVTAELITEAALSHTESRGGHFRSDFPLENPQWTGTTLIQKYKGEKGYINEYIKASLVH
- the nadC gene encoding carboxylating nicotinate-nucleotide diphosphorylase, whose protein sequence is MNTLKLRSCIEQFLIEDIGEQDLTTDLIFTDDTKGEIVFLAKERGVFCGQDIIRTGFPLLDSDVEVSLFVKDGESIEAGQQLGVVSGQISALLKGERVVLNLVQRMSGIATLTRKAVETLGNADTKICDTRKTTPGLRMLEKYAVRCGGGYNHRYGLYDGVMIKDNHISFAGSITQAVEMVLARAGHMVKIEVETETAEQVAEAVEAGADVIMFDNRTPEEMIQLKKLVPDHIITEASGGITLANLADYRDCGVDYISLGFLTHSYKALDISVKVSATEVHHLSKRGTLI
- the nadA gene encoding quinolinate synthase NadA translates to MTTTETKSRLIEEIQMWKEKRNAIILAHNYEIPEVQDIADVLGDSLMLARAAAETTADVIVFCGVHFMAETAAVLNPEKTVLLPDLKAGCSLADSITADQLREWKAEHPEAVVVAYVNTTAEVKALSDYCCTSSNAVDIVNSIPADQEILFLPDMFLGSFVQKETGRDNMQIWMGECHVHAGIQPDQVDEVMAKHPEADLLVHPECGCSTSSMYLMSEGVLPKEKTHILSTGNMLKHSKNADASEFVIATEVGIIHQMQKQNPDKRFIAANDQAICPFMKMITLEKVLDALKENKHVITVEKDIADQAKLSIERMISIG
- a CDS encoding glycerol-3-phosphate responsive antiterminator; its protein translation is MSVLFLDRLKESQVIASIKEPKQLEAFVETDIKAAFLLLGNLTVIKRYVDFLKEHDRDVFLHIEKIPGISYDREGLKFIARHVQPTGIVTTKPSLVAAAKKEGLITIQRLFLIDSDALKNGLESAEQAQPDFLELMPGVVPHLIEHVKKKTDIPIITGGLIQNRRQMEKAIERGATAVSTGRTHLWKPIVEVVR
- a CDS encoding ABC transporter ATP-binding protein, whose translation is MRKVELKGITKSYDGKQDVLKAIDVMIEPGEFFVLVGPSGCGKSTMLRMIAGLESITSGELALDGKRANALSPSERDLSMVFQNYALYPHLTVEQNITFGLHVKKVSKREQKERCKEVCEMLGLSDYMKRKPRELSGGQRQRVALARAVVTQAPLCLMDEPLSNLDAKLRAKMRSEIRQLQRKLGLTMIYVTHDQTEAMTMADRMMILSGGDVQQIGRPLDVYNNPANTFVASFIGSPPMNLIDAEMKDSVLVADGHWMTPVTADMKQKIGAGRVTLGVRPEHISLAKDSEPGFLVQVANVEVLGTETLVTFDFGEDTQWIAKWPGQSSVQPGEQIRICVDDRHLALFSAETGERIVCEPAPVKKVSL
- a CDS encoding carbohydrate ABC transporter permease, which translates into the protein MTGMLFLLPSLILFGVFLFYPMVRTVYLSLFLTDSQGVPVVFVGWENFLNLFQSTSFQLSAKATALFVLYTVPAGIVLATALAILANQKLRGIGLFRTMFSATMGMSVAASSVIWMFLFNPSIGLFNRILGALNIPGVQWLLDPQYALLSVSVATIWMNTGFAFLILLGGLQNIDQSLYESARVAGVSESYKLRKITLPMLSPTLFFVTTVSLINAFQTFGQVDLLTKGGPMESTNVIVYSIYKDAFINYNVGSASAQAVLLFVAVLVVTVLQFKIGERKVHYQ